One part of the Magallana gigas chromosome 5, xbMagGiga1.1, whole genome shotgun sequence genome encodes these proteins:
- the LOC136275455 gene encoding uncharacterized protein isoform X1 codes for MGLLQSCFAKNNKVGVMKEEAEVYEKVRRAMVTEDVTEKKGGLTFGLTFVSEEEPKLPPRRLTELKKEDFEKWRDDQEKVQSQKQRLAQQRREEALIQKKIEVAHREMERLEKYVNLSVQ; via the exons ATGGGGTTGTTGCAGAGTTGTTTTGCGAAGAACAACAAGGTGGGAGTGATGAAGGAGGAGGCAGAGGTGTACGAAAAGGTGCGCCGTGCCATGGTCACTGAGGACGTGACGGAGAAGAAGGGTGGGCTGACCTTCGGTCTGACGTTTGTCTCAGAGGAGGAGCCAAAGCTGCCACCACGCCGATTGACAGAGCTCAAGAAAGAGGACTTCGAAAAATGGAGGG ATGATCAGGAAAAAGTCCAGTCCCAGAAACAGAGGCTGGCTCAGCAGAGAAGGGAGGAGGCCCTCATCCAGAAGAAGATCGAAGTCGCCCACAGAGAGATGGAGAGGCTGGAGAAATATGTCAATCTCAGCGTCCAATAA
- the LOC109620467 gene encoding uncharacterized protein, translating into MGLLQSCFAKNNKVGVMKEEVEVYEKVRRAMVTEDVTEKKGGLAFGLTFVSEEEPKLPPRRLTELKKEDFEKWRDDQEKVQSQKQKLAQQRREEALIQKKIKVAHKEMERLEKYVNLSVQ; encoded by the exons ATGGGGTTGTTGCAAAGTTGTTTTGCGAAGAACAACAAGGTGGGAGTGATGAAGGAGGAGGTGGAGGTGTACGAGAAGGTGCGCCGTGCCATGGTCACTGAGGACGTGACCGAGAAGAAGGGTGGGCTGGCCTTCGGTCTGACGTTTGTCTCCGAGGAGGAGCCAAAGCTGCCACCGCGCAGATTGACAGAGCTCAAGAAAGAGGACTTCGAAAAATGGAGGG ACGACCAGGAAAAGGTCCAGTCCCAGAAACAGAAGCTGGCTCAGCAGAGAAGGGAGGAGGCCCTCATCCAGAAGAAGATCAAAGTCGCCCATAAAGAGATGGAGAGGCTGGAGAAATATGTCAATCTCAGTGTCCAATAA
- the LOC136275511 gene encoding P2Y purinoceptor 1-like isoform X1 — MTGVMNFSDDAMTLHYNNLYKILRKDSINSSQNSSINEWIGDIGTEASFLKSARIFYAYFTPVILMVGFLGNLLSLYVFLSRNMRGISASTYLASLSTSDLLTLIFYVTVEWIRRGLVYIRPDLKLTFIDVEGLCQFQLYMSYVSRFLSAWLVVAFTGERYIGVCHPLRRRDICTKSGTRRIVGSIFVISIVIALYKPILSAIYVGTDGKHYCTTDRDYDFASFVLDSIYAVLITLVPFVIITVLNILIMRRLIIRNKRKRECKIITEESIIRLEFTIILLAISFCFIGLNIPFFAVWLRNFLHSKFISKMDVMEHFEGHKAFSNFEFWQGVLYITRTIFYLNYCINFFLYSITGAYFRREVKMLFTYHSLKRDSYSRCSLRTSRSNSQTPQSYL; from the coding sequence agtgATGAACTTTTCGGACGATGCCATGACTTTACATTATAACAATCTGTACAAAATTCTTCGAAAAGACTCCATAAACAGCAGTCAAAATTCGAGTATTAACGAATGGATTGGTGACATCGGGACAGAAGCTTCGTTTCTGAAAAGCGCACGGATATTTTACGCTTACTTTACCCCCGTGATTCTCATGGTGGGATTTCTGGGGAACCTGTTATCCCTGTACGTCTTCTTATCCAGAAATATGCGTGGTATCTCCGCCAGCACCTACTTAGCCTCCCTGTCGACATCAGATCTTTTGACGTTGATATTCTACGTAACGGTGGAATGGATAAGAAGGGGACTAGTTTACATCAGACCTGACCTAAAGTTAACGTTTATTGATGTGGAGGGATTATGTCAGTTTCAGCTTTATATGTCCTATGTGTCCAGATTCCTCTCAGCTTGGCTTGTGGTGGCATTCACAGGGGAGAGATACATCGGTGTGTGTCATCCATTAAGGAGGAGGGATATATGCACAAAAAGTGGTACGCGGCGAATTGTGGGCTCTATCTTCGTAATCTCCATTGTGATTGCTCTTTATAAGCCAATACTCAGTGCTATATACGTGGGAACCGACGGGAAACATTACTGTACGACAGATAGAGATTACGACTTTGCGTCTTTTGTTTTGGATAGTATTTATGCCGTTCTCATCACGCTGGTACCATTCGTAATTATCACGGTGTTGAACATTTTAATCATGCGAAGACTAATTATTCGCAACAAACGCAAAAGGGAATGTAAAATCATCACCGAGGAAAGCATCATTCGACTTGAATTCACAATCATTCTACTGGCAATCTCATTCTGCTTCATCGGCTTAAATATTCCGTTTTTCGCCGTATGGCTTCGAAATTTCCTTCATTCGAAGTTCATTTCAAAAATGGATGTTATGGAACATTTTGAAGGCCATAAGGCTTTTTCTAACTTTGAATTCTGGCAAGGCGTTCTGTATATCACTAGAACTATTTTTTACCTGAACTactgtattaattttttcctaTACAGCATTACAGGGGCATATTTCCGAAGAGAGGTAAAGATGTTGTTCACGTATCACTCTCTAAAGCGAGACTCCTACAGCAGGTGTTCCCTAAGGACATCGCGGTCCAACTCTCAAACCCCACAATCGTACTTGTGA
- the LOC136275455 gene encoding uncharacterized protein isoform X2: MKEEAEVYEKVRRAMVTEDVTEKKGGLTFGLTFVSEEEPKLPPRRLTELKKEDFEKWRDDQEKVQSQKQRLAQQRREEALIQKKIEVAHREMERLEKYVNLSVQ, translated from the exons ATGAAGGAGGAGGCAGAGGTGTACGAAAAGGTGCGCCGTGCCATGGTCACTGAGGACGTGACGGAGAAGAAGGGTGGGCTGACCTTCGGTCTGACGTTTGTCTCAGAGGAGGAGCCAAAGCTGCCACCACGCCGATTGACAGAGCTCAAGAAAGAGGACTTCGAAAAATGGAGGG ATGATCAGGAAAAAGTCCAGTCCCAGAAACAGAGGCTGGCTCAGCAGAGAAGGGAGGAGGCCCTCATCCAGAAGAAGATCGAAGTCGCCCACAGAGAGATGGAGAGGCTGGAGAAATATGTCAATCTCAGCGTCCAATAA
- the LOC136275511 gene encoding P2Y purinoceptor 1-like isoform X3 encodes MNFSDDAMTLHYNNLYKILRKDSINSSQNSSINEWIGDIGTEASFLKSARIFYAYFTPVILMVGFLGNLLSLYVFLSRNMRGISASTYLASLSTSDLLTLIFYVTVEWIRRGLVYIRPDLKLTFIDVEGLCQFQLYMSYVSRFLSAWLVVAFTGERYIGVCHPLRRRDICTKSGTRRIVGSIFVISIVIALYKPILSAIYVGTDGKHYCTTDRDYDFASFVLDSIYAVLITLVPFVIITVLNILIMRRLIIRNKRKRECKIITEESIIRLEFTIILLAISFCFIGLNIPFFAVWLRNFLHSKFISKMDVMEHFEGHKAFSNFEFWQGVLYITRTIFYLNYCINFFLYSITGAYFRREVKMLFTYHSLKRDSYSRCSLRTSRSNSQTPQSYL; translated from the coding sequence ATGAACTTTTCGGACGATGCCATGACTTTACATTATAACAATCTGTACAAAATTCTTCGAAAAGACTCCATAAACAGCAGTCAAAATTCGAGTATTAACGAATGGATTGGTGACATCGGGACAGAAGCTTCGTTTCTGAAAAGCGCACGGATATTTTACGCTTACTTTACCCCCGTGATTCTCATGGTGGGATTTCTGGGGAACCTGTTATCCCTGTACGTCTTCTTATCCAGAAATATGCGTGGTATCTCCGCCAGCACCTACTTAGCCTCCCTGTCGACATCAGATCTTTTGACGTTGATATTCTACGTAACGGTGGAATGGATAAGAAGGGGACTAGTTTACATCAGACCTGACCTAAAGTTAACGTTTATTGATGTGGAGGGATTATGTCAGTTTCAGCTTTATATGTCCTATGTGTCCAGATTCCTCTCAGCTTGGCTTGTGGTGGCATTCACAGGGGAGAGATACATCGGTGTGTGTCATCCATTAAGGAGGAGGGATATATGCACAAAAAGTGGTACGCGGCGAATTGTGGGCTCTATCTTCGTAATCTCCATTGTGATTGCTCTTTATAAGCCAATACTCAGTGCTATATACGTGGGAACCGACGGGAAACATTACTGTACGACAGATAGAGATTACGACTTTGCGTCTTTTGTTTTGGATAGTATTTATGCCGTTCTCATCACGCTGGTACCATTCGTAATTATCACGGTGTTGAACATTTTAATCATGCGAAGACTAATTATTCGCAACAAACGCAAAAGGGAATGTAAAATCATCACCGAGGAAAGCATCATTCGACTTGAATTCACAATCATTCTACTGGCAATCTCATTCTGCTTCATCGGCTTAAATATTCCGTTTTTCGCCGTATGGCTTCGAAATTTCCTTCATTCGAAGTTCATTTCAAAAATGGATGTTATGGAACATTTTGAAGGCCATAAGGCTTTTTCTAACTTTGAATTCTGGCAAGGCGTTCTGTATATCACTAGAACTATTTTTTACCTGAACTactgtattaattttttcctaTACAGCATTACAGGGGCATATTTCCGAAGAGAGGTAAAGATGTTGTTCACGTATCACTCTCTAAAGCGAGACTCCTACAGCAGGTGTTCCCTAAGGACATCGCGGTCCAACTCTCAAACCCCACAATCGTACTTGTGA
- the LOC136275454 gene encoding vesicle transport protein GOT1B-like encodes MMQITDFQKIGVGLAGFGIAFLFLGVLFLFDKGLLAIGNILFICGLAFVIGLERTFRFFFQKHKLKATSFFVGGILIVLLGWPVIGMCVEMYGFFLLFSGFFPVAVNFLRRVPIIGTILDLPYIRSVADRIAGSNSMDMA; translated from the exons ATGATGCAAATAACtgattttcaaa aaattggaGTTGGTCTGGCAGGATTTGGAATCGCTTTCCTGTTTTTAggtgttttatttcttttcgaCAAAGGATTATTGGCAATAGGAAAT ataCTCTTCATATGTGGGCTAGCGTTTGTTATAGGACTGGAAAGAACATTCAGATTCTTTTTCCAAAAGCATAAATTAAAGGCGACCAGTTTCTTTGTGGGTGGAATTCTTATTGTGTTGTTGGGATGGCCAGTCATAGGCATGTGTGTGGAAATGTATGGATTCTTTCTCTTGTTTAG TGGTTTTTTCCCAGTAGCTGTTAACTTTTTACGAAGAGTGCCAATAATAGGGACTATATTAGATCTCCCATACATCAGATCG
- the LOC136275511 gene encoding P2Y purinoceptor 1-like isoform X2 yields the protein MKVMNFSDDAMTLHYNNLYKILRKDSINSSQNSSINEWIGDIGTEASFLKSARIFYAYFTPVILMVGFLGNLLSLYVFLSRNMRGISASTYLASLSTSDLLTLIFYVTVEWIRRGLVYIRPDLKLTFIDVEGLCQFQLYMSYVSRFLSAWLVVAFTGERYIGVCHPLRRRDICTKSGTRRIVGSIFVISIVIALYKPILSAIYVGTDGKHYCTTDRDYDFASFVLDSIYAVLITLVPFVIITVLNILIMRRLIIRNKRKRECKIITEESIIRLEFTIILLAISFCFIGLNIPFFAVWLRNFLHSKFISKMDVMEHFEGHKAFSNFEFWQGVLYITRTIFYLNYCINFFLYSITGAYFRREVKMLFTYHSLKRDSYSRCSLRTSRSNSQTPQSYL from the coding sequence agtgATGAACTTTTCGGACGATGCCATGACTTTACATTATAACAATCTGTACAAAATTCTTCGAAAAGACTCCATAAACAGCAGTCAAAATTCGAGTATTAACGAATGGATTGGTGACATCGGGACAGAAGCTTCGTTTCTGAAAAGCGCACGGATATTTTACGCTTACTTTACCCCCGTGATTCTCATGGTGGGATTTCTGGGGAACCTGTTATCCCTGTACGTCTTCTTATCCAGAAATATGCGTGGTATCTCCGCCAGCACCTACTTAGCCTCCCTGTCGACATCAGATCTTTTGACGTTGATATTCTACGTAACGGTGGAATGGATAAGAAGGGGACTAGTTTACATCAGACCTGACCTAAAGTTAACGTTTATTGATGTGGAGGGATTATGTCAGTTTCAGCTTTATATGTCCTATGTGTCCAGATTCCTCTCAGCTTGGCTTGTGGTGGCATTCACAGGGGAGAGATACATCGGTGTGTGTCATCCATTAAGGAGGAGGGATATATGCACAAAAAGTGGTACGCGGCGAATTGTGGGCTCTATCTTCGTAATCTCCATTGTGATTGCTCTTTATAAGCCAATACTCAGTGCTATATACGTGGGAACCGACGGGAAACATTACTGTACGACAGATAGAGATTACGACTTTGCGTCTTTTGTTTTGGATAGTATTTATGCCGTTCTCATCACGCTGGTACCATTCGTAATTATCACGGTGTTGAACATTTTAATCATGCGAAGACTAATTATTCGCAACAAACGCAAAAGGGAATGTAAAATCATCACCGAGGAAAGCATCATTCGACTTGAATTCACAATCATTCTACTGGCAATCTCATTCTGCTTCATCGGCTTAAATATTCCGTTTTTCGCCGTATGGCTTCGAAATTTCCTTCATTCGAAGTTCATTTCAAAAATGGATGTTATGGAACATTTTGAAGGCCATAAGGCTTTTTCTAACTTTGAATTCTGGCAAGGCGTTCTGTATATCACTAGAACTATTTTTTACCTGAACTactgtattaattttttcctaTACAGCATTACAGGGGCATATTTCCGAAGAGAGGTAAAGATGTTGTTCACGTATCACTCTCTAAAGCGAGACTCCTACAGCAGGTGTTCCCTAAGGACATCGCGGTCCAACTCTCAAACCCCACAATCGTACTTGTGA
- the LOC136275543 gene encoding uncharacterized protein has protein sequence MGLLQSCFAKNNKVGVMKEEAEVYEKVRRTMVTEDVTEKKGGLAFGLTFVSEEEPKLPPRRLTELKKEDFEKWRDDQEKVQSQKQKLAQQRREEALIQKKIEVAHREMERLEKYVNLSVQ, from the exons ATGGGGTTGTTGCAGAGTTGTTTTGCGAAGAACAACAAGGTGGGAGTGATGAAGGAGGAGGCGGAGGTGTACGAGAAGGTCCGCCGTACCATGGTCACTGAGGACGTGACGGAGAAGAAGGGTGGGCTGGCCTTCGGTCTGACGTTTGTCTCCGAGGAGGAGCCAAAGCTGCCACCGCGCAGATTGACAGAGCTCAAGAAAGAGGACTTCGAAAAATGGAGGG ACGACCAGGAAAAGGTCCAGTCCCAGAAACAGAAGCTGGCTCAGCAGAGAAGGGAGGAGGCCCTCATCCAGAAGAAGATCGAAGTCGCCCACAGAGAGATGGAGAGGCTGGAGAAATATGTCAATCTCAGCGTCCAATAA